CTGGTTGGATGCGAGTGGTGACACAGGTACTCCTAGATGCTTTTCCTAACCGGATTCTCAATATCCATCCCAGCTTATTACCTAGTTTCAAAGGCGTGCGGGCGGTGGAACAAGCCCTTGAGGCTGGGGTAAAAATTACAGGGTGTACGGTTCATGTGGTAAGTCTAGACGTTGACAGTGGTCCAATCCTGTTCCAGGCAGCTGTTCCTGTGCTACCCGATGATACCCCAGAAACCCTCCATGGGCGGATTCAAGTCCAAGAACATCGGATTTTAGTCGAAGCGATCGCATTAATCAATTGTTAATTGTTATTTAGCAAAGGGAGTCGGGAGTCGGGAGTCGGGAGTCGGGAGTCGGGAGTCGGGAACAGCGCACAAAAATTATCACAATTCCTACACGGATTATTATTTAATTGTTATTTAATTGTTAATTTTTATTTGATATCATGTCCGGATAATTAGTGATAAAAAACCATCTCCGATGAAACCTTACTTCTTTACTTCTGCCTTCTGCCCTCTGCCCTCTGCCTTCGATTTGGCTAGATTGTCAGTATTCAACCGGACATGATATGATTTTTAAATTTTCTATTTTGAATTTTAAATTTGATAGTCTTTTCTAGTCTATGTTCTATTTTCTAAATTACCCAATTTCCAGAGCAAGCTAGAGACAAAGTTGGTGACGATATGAGCTACAATTGGTACGAGTAAATTGTCTGTTGCTACCGCACTATACCCCAGAAGCAAACCAACAAGGGTTGCCCAAACTACATAGGGCCATTGTTGGATACCGCTTAGATGCAAAATCCCAAATAGCATACTGGAGGCTATGATACCGATAGCATTCAAGCCTACTGCTGGCAACATGACACCCCGAAACAGTAATTCTTCACTCATACCGGGCAACAGTCCTAGCCACATTAAATCTGGTATGATTAGGGGCTTGAGAATTAACTTTAGGTATATTTCTGCACTCTGGCGATAAGCTGGCCAAAGACGATACACTAAGCCACTGGCTCCAGTAATTCCCAACCCCATGGCTAGTCCTATAACTAGGGCATTGGGGGTAAATTTGATGGGCAGGAGAGTCAGCTTGCCTAGTTGCAGCCATAGCTTGGCAAAGATTAGTAACACTACGGCAGTTATACCCATTGCCACTAGTACTTGGATGCGGGTTAGGGGTTCAAGTTCGGGATTATCGGGAATTTGTTTTGTCACTAGAAAAAATGTAAGCGACGCAGGGTTGACACTCCCCGGCCTTTTGGCGCGAGGATTCTTTAGAGGAGATACCCAAGGGCATTGCTCGTAACAACCACATCGACTTCCCGTACCGTAGTACCAAGAAATCGGCAGTCCACTTGGCGGTGCCAATTGCCTCTACTCTCTCCAGCTTATTGCCATTGAGTCTACTTTAAAAGTTTTGATTTGATTCGCTCACCAAAAAGACTTCTGCTTGTAGAGGGTTGGGATTGGAGTCTTTGACCGAGCACCCATTTCGGGTAACTACCATTTAACCAAAGCGTCCCACTACTGGGATTTTCACCTTTTCTTTTCAGGTCACTGCGTCTACATAATTCTAACACAAAGCCGCCCTAGAAGAACGGGGTTTCAGACCCAATTTTTTGATGATAGGGATGGACTCAGAGCGTTAGGACTGATCCCAGCACGATGGCTAACCAGCAAGCCTAGAGCCTCTAAATATGAGTTTACTCGTATTGCTTTAATTCCCAAAGGTTCTGGAGGTACTTCCATGGTAGTTTGGTTTTCTTCAACGGCAATGATCTGGGTTTGCAGCTGGCTAAAGCTTAACATTGCGCTACCACCACAGGCGGTTGCTGGTATGACAATCGCATCTACATCATCAGCCCAGATGTCCCCTGGTTTTGAGGAAATAGTTTGAGAATCTGGATTAGCAAGGGAGGAGGGGGAATTGTTTTGGTTGACCACAAATTGGGGAGCGCGACTCAATCCTACTAAAACACAGGGTAAGAAGGTATAGCCCAATTCCTCTGCTGCTGAACGAGGTGACAATTTAGGATCGATGGGTAAAGGCATCAATGCTGGTGCATGAGCACAGGGAATTTGAAAGGTACGAACAATCAAGTGACTGATAATGGCTTCAGCACCAGCGAGGGGGTCTACGCCTCGGCCATGACGGTAATCTTGCAATGCTTGACTATCAATGTCATCGGGAAAACGCACTACTACTGCGATCGCATTTGCTCCGGCTTGCTCAATCAGGACTTGGGCTGCTCGCAATAAACTATCGGGATTTCCAATTGTTCCCCAACTCGCTCCAGATGCTGCTGTGCGCAGTTCTACATTTAAGGGAGCATCTGTGAGTACGTAGTCGGTTAGATTCAGTCCTAGGGTAGCTCTGGTGGCATCTGCTGCTTGTAGGTGTCTCAAACGTAGTTCCGGTTCAATCCCCTGATCCAGGAGTAATCCCACTCGGTTCTGATGTACAGGGCGTAATCCCCAGCATCCAGCGGCAAATTTGTCAAGTCCATAGCCTTCTACATAGAAGGCGTTGGGTAAGTTCCAGTACAACTGGGCACCATTGAGGACATTGGGATGGGTGATTAAGCGATCGCAAACTTGTGCGATCGCTCTAGCCACTGGCAAGGCATCCCCGGCATAGCCACCAATCGACGCTCCTACACCAGTAGGAATGATTAAAACAACGGTATAGGCACGCTGATTCACTTACTATTCGGTGATTTTGTTACAATAGCCTCTACCGTAGCTTTTTCCTGCTCAGGGTCTACATGAGTAACTGCCCAGCGCAGGGGTTCTCCCCGTTCTTGTAGTTCTGCTTCAATAGCTTGGTGCAGTTCCTTAGGGGACTCTTGGAGGTCAATTTCTGCAGTAATGAAATGGGTTGTCATTGTTTTCTCCCTAATCTGATTAGGATAATGAGATTATCGTGACGTACTCCCGACGTTGCCCTAACGGGACAACGCGGGCTTCTTCCCAACACCACCCAATGGTTCGGTTACTCGGGAAGCTTTACTTCTGACGGGACGCCCCACCGCCAAGTTTAATATATTAATTGCCGCATTTAAATCCCTATCCGCCACATAACCACAGTGAGGACAAGAATGAATACGGTCTTTTAGTTTTTTGGGAACTTTTTTGCCGCAATTAGAACAGTTTTGGCTAGTGTTGCGGGGATTTACTGCAACTGTAACCAAACCAGCATTCTC
The Moorena sp. SIOASIH genome window above contains:
- a CDS encoding CPBP family intramembrane glutamic endopeptidase, which encodes MTKQIPDNPELEPLTRIQVLVAMGITAVVLLIFAKLWLQLGKLTLLPIKFTPNALVIGLAMGLGITGASGLVYRLWPAYRQSAEIYLKLILKPLIIPDLMWLGLLPGMSEELLFRGVMLPAVGLNAIGIIASSMLFGILHLSGIQQWPYVVWATLVGLLLGYSAVATDNLLVPIVAHIVTNFVSSLLWKLGNLENRT
- a CDS encoding DUF3326 domain-containing protein, producing the protein MNQRAYTVVLIIPTGVGASIGGYAGDALPVARAIAQVCDRLITHPNVLNGAQLYWNLPNAFYVEGYGLDKFAAGCWGLRPVHQNRVGLLLDQGIEPELRLRHLQAADATRATLGLNLTDYVLTDAPLNVELRTAASGASWGTIGNPDSLLRAAQVLIEQAGANAIAVVVRFPDDIDSQALQDYRHGRGVDPLAGAEAIISHLIVRTFQIPCAHAPALMPLPIDPKLSPRSAAEELGYTFLPCVLVGLSRAPQFVVNQNNSPSSLANPDSQTISSKPGDIWADDVDAIVIPATACGGSAMLSFSQLQTQIIAVEENQTTMEVPPEPLGIKAIRVNSYLEALGLLVSHRAGISPNALSPSLSSKNWV